The genomic DNA CGCGACAGTAAAACCGGAATCGAGAGTTGCCGCCGGGAGTGGCTCGCCGTCATGCGGTTGAAAGTATATAGTACCTCTATTATACAAGTTGTGATTGGGGCGAACATACTGATGATCTGCCTCTTCACTGTACTGAGCTCCATTAACGATCTGAACGAGATACAATTTCCCGACCAGCCCGATACCAACAAGTATTACTAAAAATAGAAGTGCTCGAATTCGACCTGTTGATCCAATAACCGCCATGTGATATCCAGACTACACTATGATCGGACTAGATACTACCTTGAGTACCGCCGGCCTGACCAAGTGCAGGTCTTGTTATATATGTCACCCGGTCTTCCTCGACAAATCCAAGCTCCTTTGCCTTTTCCAGATCAATATCATTCTTCTGGTGAATATATTCAAACTCAAGGCTGCCTATCTCAGAACTCAATAGCGCTAGCTCCTGCTGAAGATCCTGCCGCTCAACAACATTATATACCGTTTGGTTGATGGCGTAGAAATAAAACCCTACTGAAAGTAGGAACATAGATCCAAGCACCCACACGGCAAAACCGTCGGAATAATATTGTGATACTGTTTTTTTAAATTGAGTCATAGTAGTTTATATTTTCTTTACTCATGCTTCTTTGTCATAAAAGTATCTTCCAGTACAAAAATAATTTTGTATTCGAAGATAATTTCATAATGCAGGATTCTTTTGGAATATTCGTAATTTTGCACTTCTTGATCGCGGATTTGCTTCTCGTTCCTCATCGTCTGGTCCAACCGGCTTCTTGGTCACGATTGTGCCAAGCTTTTCTTTTGACCATTCACGAAACTGACGCTTAACTATTCGGTCTTCCAGACTATGAAAGCTGATCACTGCAACACGCCCGTCAGGAGAAAGAACCTCGAGGCTCTTTCGTAGACCCTCTTCGAGCACCGTGATCTCATCGTTTACCGCCATTCGTATTGCCTGGAAGGTCAAGGTGGCCGAATGAAGTCTGCCGTGTCGATACCATACCGGAACAGCCTCCTCAATGATCTGTGCGAGCTCCTTGGTACTTTCGATCCGCTTTCGCTCTCGTGCCTCTGTTATGCATCGTGCGATGCGACCGGCGAATCGCTCCTCACCATATCCTCGGATGATCGTTCGAAGTGCCTTCTCATCCCAGGAATTAACGACGGTCTCTGCTGTCACGCCACTGTCGCCCATCTCGCTTGCATACATCATCTTCAGAGGCTCGTCGCGCCGAAAACTGAAACCTCTGCCTGACTGTTCGATCTGCGGAGTGCTCCAGCCAAGATCAAATAGGATCTTGTCAACAGAATCATGTCCTACCGTTTTTAGAGACTGATCCAGATCGCGGAAATTATTGACAACGAACGTTACACGGCATTTGTTGTCAGCGATTACTCCGGAAAGCCTCTCCTTAGCCCGAGCGATCTGTTGACCATCAGCATCGGTCCCAATAAGCTCAACTGAGTCACCGTAGCGATCACAGAAGGCTGATAAATGTCCGCCGTCACCGGCAGTAACATCAAGGATGATATCGCCTTCTTTCACCGCTAGCCCGCCGAGCACTTCCTGAACTAATACTGACTCATGCCATTCCATATACGTATACTTCATTTCTATCGTTCTCAGAATTCCTTCGTTTCGCCGAGCTGTTCGGCGAGAACATCCGCCTGCCCTTCTATCTTGCGTTTGTACTTACTCCACGCCTGGTCATTCCAGATCTCGATCCGATCATAGACTCCGGCAAAAACAACCTTACTCTTGAGACCGGCAAATGTTTTAAGAAAATCCGGGATCAGAATACGGCCGTTCTTGTCGATGTCTACTTCTTGAGCTCCGGCGAACAAGAATCGGTTGAGGCCTCGTTTATCTGCTTTTGAAAGACCAAGCTCACCAACATGCTTACTCAGTTTTTCCCATTCACTCATCGAATACAGAAAGAGGCAGGTATCTAAACCGCGGGTGATGATCACTTTTTTACCAAGCTCTTTACGAAATTTGCTCGGTAGCGCGATTCGAGATTTATCGTCTACTGAATGGGTATATTCGCCGATCAGCATATGGTTGTGAGAGTGAGGTTAGGTAACCTGTCGGGTTCCGCTCGGTAATACCGGGCGGAAACTGACAGGTTTTTCTATACCACTTTCTCCCACTCATCTACCATTATATCCCACCACCTCCCACTTGCAAGCCCCTGTATGTGGACAACCAGTGACTATTCAGGCAAGTAAATGCACACAAAAAGAACGGCTCACATTGCTTGTGAGCCGTTCTAGTCCATCTTTTATGAATCACTGACCCTCTTTGGGTTTCAGTAGCGGGAACAATATAACGTCGCGTATATTGTGGGAATCTGTCAGAAGCATCGTCATGCGATCTATCGAAATAGCTGAGCCGGCTGCCGGCGGTAGACCGTACTCAATAGCTTCAATGTATTCCTGATCGAACGGCTGAGCCTCCTCGTCTCCGGCTTCTTTTACCTTCTGTTGCGCTTCAAACCGCCTCTTTTGCTCGACCGGATCATTTAATTCTGAGAATCCATTAACTATCTCCAGACCGCCAACTACTAACTGGTACCGGTCAACCATTGTCGGGTCATCGTCCTTTTGTTTAGCCAGCGGAGAAAAATCAGTTGGGTATTCGACAATATACGTAGGCTGAATGAGCTTTGGCTTGCATGTTTTTTTATAAATATTATCAACTATCTTTACGGTTGTATCAGAATCGGCTACCGGCACACAGAGCTCTTGAGCTTTTGCTTTTGCTTGCTCGAGCGAGAGGCTTCCTACATCCTCAATGCCGGCGTGCGTTTTGAGCAAATCGGTATAGGTAATAACATCAAACGGCGCAGCATACGAGATCATATCATCGCCAAACAGAACATCGGTGCCGCCGGTGACTCGTTCTACGGTACCTTGAATGACTTGCTCAATAAAACCGCGGTGTCGCTCGGCCGTGCTGTAGGCAACATAAAATTCTACCGTCGTAAACTCCGGATTATGAGTTACATCTATTCCCTCATTTCGAAATAGACGTCCAAGCTCGTACACCTTCTGGTAACCGGCCACAAGCAATTCTTTGAGGTACAGCTCGGGGGCCACACGCAAGTACAGATCTAGATCGAGCGCGTTGTGGTGCGTTTGAAACGGCTGAGCAGTCGCGCCACCGGCAAGACGCTGAAGGACCGGTGTTTCAACCTCCAAGTATCCGTCGTCATCCAAAAATGAGCGTATCGCCTGAACGATCTTTGAGCGAGCTACGAACCGATCACGCGTTTCGTCAGACATTAAAATATCAAGGTATCGCTGTCGGTACTTTGTTTCCTGATCCTGTAGACCGTGCCATTTCTCGGGCAAAGGACGCAGTGACTTGGTCAGCATTGACCAGTCGCTGACCTCGAGCGTTTCTTCACCACGCTTTGTGACCAAGAGTGTCCCGGTCCACTGAATAACATCCCCTACATCAACTGTTTCCTCCCAAAGATCGAAGAGTTCTTCGCTCACTCCTTCACCGCGCTTAAGCAGACCCTGGAAGCGAGCTGTTCCGTCGCTTATATTGCAAAACGTTATCTTCCCTTGCGGGCGCAGCGACAGAACTCTACCGACAAGCGTAACCTTCTCTCCAACCTCAGAAAGCTCAGTAAAACGCCCTCGCAGATCTGCGAGTGTATAGTCCGCACGTGATTCTACCGGATACGGATTCACACCCCGTTCACGTAGTTTTTCAAGTTTTTGGAGTCGTTCCTGTCGGATCTCCTCGATTGATGCCATAACAAATTACTGATACTTCACCTACGAAATATCTTTTATAACATAACTCTTAGCCCCACCCGGTGTTTGGGCAACCACCTCGTCGCCTTTCTTTTTACCAAAGATCACCTCACCGATCGGTGATTTAATTGATATCTTACCCTGTGTTGTGTCTGCTTCTTCAGTTCCTACGATCGTAAATTCTTGAGTTTTTCCTTTTTCCTTCTGGACCAAAACAACATGCGACCCTACGGTTACCGAATCTACTCCGTGAGTAGAGACGATCTCAGCGTTCTTCAAAAGATGTTCGAGGTGCGCAATACGATCCTCAACTTTAGCTTGCATGTCACGTGCCTCCTGGTACTCTGCGTTCTCAGAAAGGTCGCCAAGTGACTTGGCGTATTCGAGCTGATCAGCAACTTCCTTGCGACGACGTGTCCGTAGATATTCAAGTTCGTCTTGCACTTCCTGATGCTTTTCCGGAGTTAAATATTCTTTCTCATCAGCCATGAAATGAAAGTTAGTTCGTAATTTTACTATATTCTCTCCTCGCCAGGTTTTAAAAAAGCCCGCGTTCTGCGAGTAGTCAGTAAGTACTTATCTTGTTGAAGACCACTAACTACCCTATTACTGTCATATCTGTGACGGTAATAAACGCGGCGCCCTTAAAACCAAGGCTTGAATGTAGTCTCATTCTTTTCATCCCGTCTATTATAACGAGGAGTTTATTGTATTGTCAATGTTTTTATGTGTGCGCACAGAAAACCAAAAATATTTAGCTTTATAGAGCCGTATATATTGATTTCTCCTGATGCATCCAGTCAATAAGATTTCTCATGACCCAGACTCCTCCGTATAAGTTTTCTCGAGGACCCCGTTCCATCACTACAACAAATGCATATTTCGGCTCGTCATACGGATAAAAACCAATGATCCAAGAGTTCACGCTAGCCTTTCCGATCTCGGCAGTACCGGTTTTTGCGGCAACATCAAGGAATGAAGTGTTCAATCCCGCAGCAGTGCCGCTCGTTACTGCGCGGCGCATTCCCTCTCGTACCACTTGGAAATCTTCTTCGGCAATAGGAATATCTTTCTCACCGGTCACCTGAGATCGATCACTCTGCCGCAACATCGGCTGCACCCGATAACCACCGTTGGCAATAGCAGCGGTTGCCTGAAGCGCCTGAATAGGCGTGACCAGTGTTCCATACTGACCGATAGAGGTGTTATACGTATCACCTACTCGCCACACCTGATCTTCAAAGTTATCTTGTTTCCACTGCGGTGAAGGTATTACACCCTT from Candidatus Paceibacterota bacterium includes the following:
- the rsmH gene encoding 16S rRNA (cytosine(1402)-N(4))-methyltransferase RsmH; the protein is MKYTYMEWHESVLVQEVLGGLAVKEGDIILDVTAGDGGHLSAFCDRYGDSVELIGTDADGQQIARAKERLSGVIADNKCRVTFVVNNFRDLDQSLKTVGHDSVDKILFDLGWSTPQIEQSGRGFSFRRDEPLKMMYASEMGDSGVTAETVVNSWDEKALRTIIRGYGEERFAGRIARCITEARERKRIESTKELAQIIEEAVPVWYRHGRLHSATLTFQAIRMAVNDEITVLEEGLRKSLEVLSPDGRVAVISFHSLEDRIVKRQFREWSKEKLGTIVTKKPVGPDDEEREANPRSRSAKLRIFQKNPAL
- the mraZ gene encoding division/cell wall cluster transcriptional repressor MraZ; translation: MLIGEYTHSVDDKSRIALPSKFRKELGKKVIITRGLDTCLFLYSMSEWEKLSKHVGELGLSKADKRGLNRFLFAGAQEVDIDKNGRILIPDFLKTFAGLKSKVVFAGVYDRIEIWNDQAWSKYKRKIEGQADVLAEQLGETKEF
- the lysS gene encoding lysine--tRNA ligase, which codes for MASIEEIRQERLQKLEKLRERGVNPYPVESRADYTLADLRGRFTELSEVGEKVTLVGRVLSLRPQGKITFCNISDGTARFQGLLKRGEGVSEELFDLWEETVDVGDVIQWTGTLLVTKRGEETLEVSDWSMLTKSLRPLPEKWHGLQDQETKYRQRYLDILMSDETRDRFVARSKIVQAIRSFLDDDGYLEVETPVLQRLAGGATAQPFQTHHNALDLDLYLRVAPELYLKELLVAGYQKVYELGRLFRNEGIDVTHNPEFTTVEFYVAYSTAERHRGFIEQVIQGTVERVTGGTDVLFGDDMISYAAPFDVITYTDLLKTHAGIEDVGSLSLEQAKAKAQELCVPVADSDTTVKIVDNIYKKTCKPKLIQPTYIVEYPTDFSPLAKQKDDDPTMVDRYQLVVGGLEIVNGFSELNDPVEQKRRFEAQQKVKEAGDEEAQPFDQEYIEAIEYGLPPAAGSAISIDRMTMLLTDSHNIRDVILFPLLKPKEGQ
- the greA gene encoding transcription elongation factor GreA, producing the protein MADEKEYLTPEKHQEVQDELEYLRTRRRKEVADQLEYAKSLGDLSENAEYQEARDMQAKVEDRIAHLEHLLKNAEIVSTHGVDSVTVGSHVVLVQKEKGKTQEFTIVGTEEADTTQGKISIKSPIGEVIFGKKKGDEVVAQTPGGAKSYVIKDIS